The window acatttccttgaactcgtcgagtccataaaaACCATTTCCAGAAGACAGTTGGGGGAAaatgcgacccgactcgccgagtccctctttgtccaaaactattcagtcaattataatgggtcttaacgcatcataaccatagatctagcctcctaacgtccattttacacgtaaagctacaaacttgatgtccatgcatgggcctttggctcaaaaagccataaaaagggGCTTATGTGGTGCATGGgcttcccatggccataaagttggcaactttatgccatgggaaccctcaatggttccagataTGAAGTGCGACTCAAAGGTATACATCCAATCTCGAATATGGCTCTATAATGCCCAAAATGACAAGATTTAAGCCCTATGGAAGATCTTTCAAACGGGAAGTCAAGGTTGGagatttttaccttgaatgaggtGGAAATGAAGCAAAACCTATGGATCTACTAGCCTTCTCTTTATCTTCCAAGCTTCCTTCTCTTcctcaagcttcaaacacacaaaaatggcACCACAAGGCTGAAGAACACTCAACAATGGTTAGGGTCTTCTGGAAGTGAGAGAGATGACGAAGGCTGGTTTGGGACgagttaagttgtttaaataaggtgcaaaccctaaatattagggtttcatccagacagcttgtactcgccgagtaggtcactcaAATACCCAAAAAATgttgagtctactcgacgagttgaacctCCATCTCACCGAGTCCCAGAGCAAATCATGAGTATACTAAAATtgaaatacgtaccaggaactgggTGTTACACCGTGTGTGTGCTTCATCCTTGTGTGTTTCAAGCTTTGGGAGGTGGATCTTTGTAAGAAGAACCTGGAGACCAAGTGGCTAGGAGCAAAGAATGTGTGGGGATCTGACATCTACCTCAGCTGGCATCTCTTGGAAGGTATCAAGTTGTTACTTTGATCTCATTTCCTTTTAGATCTCATTTGATTAAAGATTAGGGATGTTCTAGTATAATAAgaagctattcttgggtatgagctaagatctgaggttgtaacttcagatctgaactctctttggGCTCTAATTCCATAAAGCTATTAGCTTTGGCAAGTATGAACCCGCTTTAAGTGTAAAACTCCATTTCAAGCTTGGATTTTTCATTTAGAGTCTTTAGAGCCTTGTATGCACGTAatgtttggaactttacgtgatgaacatGCCTTGGGGAattggatctgcaatatggaaccttatcatggcttaaaaagcatctggaTGGAAGAAGGActaaatggacttgacgagttgtatggtcaactcggcgagtccgatgaagattgtcgtgaactcggcgagtcagtagggtgactcgacgagtcagttagggttttcccagCTTTTGGCAcgcatgaactcgacaagttgcagggaaactcgacaggttggccaaggagtttacgaccgcaaacattaggaactcgatgagtcactcatgtgactcggcgagttggcgagttatgcaaggaacttgACTAGTGGCTAGTTGTAAtcgacgagttgaggttgacatgggctgttgaccttgacctttgactaggactttgaccaagggtagacTATTTGACTTCTGAGAGCATTTTGGGAAAATTGGAAATTACGAGTAtggttctatggtgaatataggtggtggagtctgtAACAGTGATCCAAGAGTGGGGCTTATCATTGCAGCACGTCAGTTGTGAGGTgaattatcctcactatactcaaggttctaaggcaccaaggctggccctttgttttgttattgggATTATtactgttgtgatatgttagttcgatatcctggtagataggttGGTTATATACTAGTATGATCtattagattggtatcctggtagatcggatgtggttatgcttagtgacctatagttGGTCTGATTGTCTGCATGCTAGTAGTTATGCCAGTTAGGTGGATCTATATGACAACTTgtagtattatgtgattatctatatgtgcattagttgtgttatatgtcgatatattttatgggatgggttgaggtgaaaaTGCTCCGTGTGGTAACCAACAACCTAGGAGCATtgcagatacgagctgagggtgaCTCGTATTGTGTGCTcgatggcaatccagatgtgagttgtgggcctggaaggcaatccagactcacactatgggccaggggtaatccagtctgtaaagttgtggacccagtacatgctattaattgtatatatgttatgtgaagTGTATCGGTATGTTGGCATTCTAACCCAATGCTTGAGGGcctagagtattccatcccgatagatgattggacccatagtatgttgtatGTTTTTGTATTTGTATTGtggtgtgtatgggtattttgggggtaactcagtaagacttcgagcttacagtttcagtttattgtttcaggatcAGCGGTTgaccatggaaaggcgaaggcatgaccgtacacttcctcgattgatgattatgatttttgggaactctgatgtttaaactattttggaaacaaattgtaataatacaatgtttttaaatgatttaaaaagttttaaattggctcgaattttatggatgttacagtgaaatagacccgatacagCCTTGggctgacatatgagttgaaacaTAATCAGGGGTGAAATACACTCAATACAGCCTTAAgctgacatatatgtatggtatgtggtattttgggagattcaataaactttgtgcttacgattttcatgtttcaagtacttccagttcgaaagggaagggcttaGGATGATCGCATTGCATGTACCATGATTTTCCGCTTATTTGACTCTGATGTACTTTTGAGATGTTTTCTGAATACTTTTATGGTTTTGTCAAACATATTTGTTTGatggtttatttaatataaaaacaaaaaaaaaatagttttgagTTTTGGGACGTTGCAATTTTCCATCATGTGTTTGTCCAGTGTGAAGTAGCCACGAATGTTTGGAGAACAATGTTCAAGTGGTTTGATTTACCATTTCCTTTGTTCAACAATGTTGTTGATCTTTGTAGTTGGGTGGATTCGAATAGTTTGTTGCAATcaaagaagaaggtggtggagGTCATTCTTCGTACAACGATTTGAATGTTTCGAAATGGTGTTGTGCTCCAAAATATCAAGTTAAAGAGAAGCTCCATTTGATAACATTGTTTTACATtcgtttgtttgttttttcgCATAGATGTAGTAGTAGCACCATAACGTGGACTTTGTGGTTACAGAACCCATTGCTCCATAACTTTTTGTAATTGTTTTTCTATACCTCCTTGCTAGTTGTCTTCGTTCATATAATTCAGCCgttcaaaaaaaattatgagATGACAAAAAGAATTAAAGCGATCGGTGAATATAATATAATTGGCCATAGAAATAGATAGACTGTTCTTTCGTATATATTAGTCCATGATATTGGAATTGGTAATCCATAGTACATTTTATTAAGCATTTGATGTTGAATTAATACTTCTACATGAGTGAGATTTTCTATTAGAAAATATGTGGTGATATTTTGGTAAAATTTTGTCGAAATTTTATATTTCCAAAATAATCATACGGGtttcaaaaatattaaaaattgcacatattcatttatgaattaaTTTTACGAAGGaccttatatttttttgtttgtttttatttaaacatcaacttttttttttttaaatcccaCATTTTCAAACTTTTTCGTTATGGCAaattttctagaaaaaaaatatacggttttttttttcgaaaaacccTCATATTTACAAATTTTGTTAtgaaccattttttttttttttcattttttacttAAAATCCATATGCTTTTCTTAATACTGCTTATTATGGTGACTGGTGGAGAAAGATgaagatttgattgtatatatgcttgctaatttaaaaacataaagtCTTATAACTACAAATTTGAATGTTATTGTATCACAAATGTTTCAACGTTTGTTAATTTGGAAGGTTAAGGATTTATGTATGCTAACTTGTGTGAAATCGTATACAAATGATTATGCATCTGCTAATTTCGGGAGGTTATGCATAAGCTAATTTGGAGACTAGAGGTATCATGTTTGCTAACCGAAGGTTTTAGATCTAATAATTTGAAAATGAATACCAATGCAATGCTTAAGAAATTTGTTCACTATGTTATTATTGATATGACTATTGATAGTAAATATTGAGTCTCAAAGAAATCTAATGAGTTTATTATGGATCAAATAACAAAAAACTAAAATTAGGTTTCCAAATACAGATAGGAGTTCTAGAGTTgtctttttgtttgattttgtcattttgatatgtattttacaagCAAGAATTAGGGGCTGTTTGACAGGATCTGAAtatttaagatctgaatttttaagagatctgaatttctaagaggatctgaatttttaagatcttaaTTTTTAACATGCTGTTTGGCTGGAACCTCTGAATTCTAACCAGAAtaataaaaatgaccattttacccttccttagttttgttttgtgttgtgctaaatgataaatgCATAATTGATTAAAACTACAAATGATCATGCAATAACCGAATTAAACATAAGTTCATCCAAATTCACTCCTTcaattaatggaaacataaacatcATACGATATaaccaaattaaacataaattctTTTAAATTTGTTTCTTTCGATCAATGGAAACGTAAATATCATACCCATGgaaaacataaatatcatacagtagccaaataaaatacatttctattTTTTGCTACTGCAAAAAATATGTTTCTATCAATATTTTCTCagcaaaaagttaacaaaaacagtTGCTGATTTGAATGAACTTCAAAAACGTGGTGGTGCCTTTGATCTCAGCTTCTCTATTTGGTCATACAAATTGTAATGGAGATAATTGCAAAGTAGCAGGTTCAGGAGTGTTTCCTGCAATCATAATTTCCATATTCCTAAATCACACCACCAATAATGATCACAATAACGATTAGTATACACATTATTTTTTATAATCAGTCGCTCAATAACATATAATGGAAATCAAATTCATCAATAAACAACCGATATGATCAAACAAACAATGATAGAGATCAAATTTTGAGAGATTTCACGGAACAAATTTCGATGAGCTTTAAAGGAACAAAAAATCTTTTTTTACCTAAATGTTGTTCTCGACGAGATGTCATGGATCTGAAGGGCGTTGTTGGCGGCGGGGCTGCCGGAAGCGATGGCAGAGGCGTCGATGATGGTGGAGGGTTTGGCAGGCCCGACCAGCAGCGGAAGGGAGAAGACAAATTGTGTCGAGTGAAGGATAACGAGAAGAGGGAAAGAGTTGGGTTCGCTGCAGAGCAGCCGGTGGCGCTGGCGATGGATGAGGGTGGAGGTCGGAGGTGGGTCTCACAAAGCGGCAAGTAGAAAATGTCATCGTTTTGTTGGAGATATGTGTGTGGTAAGGAAAAGCAACCCGTGAGAAATAGAAAGAGAAGCCTGGAGCGGTGGGCAAAATAGGAACACGTCTCTCTTATTTTTTTCAGACTCTACCTTATATCTGAAATATTAAGAGCCTTTTAAAAGATTAAGAGTCAAAAAAATAAGAAGCTATCAAACAAGCTATATCTTGAATTTTTAAGAGGTTacctcttaatttttcaattaagaggtaaacaaacagggcctaatgaaaaccataaaaacacTATAAACAACAACATGAACAAAAACATAGAGTTATTAAGCAAAACGAAAAAATTGGttcaaatgaaaattttcaaatatatagttttttgaaaaatacaagTTGGATATTTTCCGACAATAAAATTATCAATTACCGTAAACTtaaagaaatattatttttttaatattaaccTCATcctaaaaaattacaaaaataggcAGAAAAGTTTCCCGGAAACCACATGTTTTGACCAAAATTCTATTGTGGATACCGCATATGGATAGGCTTCCACTTTTAGTTACTTTGGGAATATTTGCCAAATTTTGCAGTTTTGCTTCGGTGCATAAACCTGCCTTCACCTTCGTTGTTACCACAAAAGATTCATTACCAAACTATACTCACATCTCTAATCATCAACTACATTTAATTAATTGCTACCTAACCCTCAATACTTAAATCAATTTAACAAAATCTCTTATTCCATTCttaaagagttcaaacatgattTGAGTCGTTACTTACAACAAAACATCAAATTCTATCAAAAATTAGGCTTCAACATTTGAAAtaatacagaaaaaaaaaaagcacACATGCTTTTCTTATTTGGAAAATCCAAGTCTGCTATCTATGACCATTTACTCTACGTCTCTACCTACTCCACGAACCCACTAATTACCAAAATTATTagtacaaaataaaataaaatgtgacTGCTGTCAAGCACATTGCAATACTTATATATCAATATACTTAGTATAATTCGGGTCGGGTCACATGCATGCTCGAATTGGGTAAGTTCATGAATCACATTAGTCTctaactacttgtatttcttttTCATCATGACAGAGTAGTAGTTATAGTTCTAAGCCATCGTGCCACTAAAcattatatatatctatatagtaatatacatataatttgtgtatgtatatatataagtaaCAAGTTAGTTCCTATCCATCCTACCACTAAACAACAATTATCTCCATGGCGGGTTCAAGGAAGCTAACAACGGCTTATCCTTACTATTCTcctccaccaccatcaccaccaccaccaacaccagcatgtccaccaccaccacctcctccacctccacctcccccACCAACGCCTGCAtgtcctccaccaccaccacctccggtTCCAtgccctcctccaccaccacctccagtaCTTCCATGCCCTCCTCCCCCGAAACATGGACATGGGAAGACACCACCGTCTCCGACCCCTGAGACACCAGCTTACCCTCCTAAAGCTGCACCACCAAAACCTTCCCACCCGCCACATGGTCCAGCTTACCCTCCTAAATCGTCACCACCAAAACCCTCCCACCCACCACATGGTCCAGCTTACCCGCCGAAGGGTCCAAAGCCACCAACACCAAGCGGACCAGCTAGTCCACCCAAAGGGTCGAAACCACCAACCCCTGGTGGACCGGCTAGTCCACCAAAAGGACCAAAACCACCAACTCCCGGTGGACCGGCTAGTCCACccaaaggatcgaaaccaccgaCCCCTGGCGGACCAGCTAGTCCACCAAAAGGTCCGAAACCACCGACGCCAGGTGGTCCGGCGTATCCACCAAAACCAGCAACACCTGGTGGACCTGGAAAACCACCAAAGCCAAGTACTCCGGGAAGCTGGCCTCCTGAAGGACAACCTCCTCTACCTTCATATCCACCCGTCCCACCTCCACAGCCTTTCAATGCTGTTCCCCCGTCTGGCAACATCCTAACACCACCAACACCGCCAGGCGGTGGTGGAGGCAAAGACCACACTGTCGTCATTGCAGTGTGTGCATCGCTAGGTGGTGTGTTTTTCCTAGCATTCTTGGCAGCTGGACTATTCTGTTTGGCGAAGAGAAAGAAGAAGCCAATCTTGGTTCCAGCAGCTGCTCCATATGGTCATGGCGGCGGAGAGGGACATGGTCATGGTCACGAAGGAGGAGCCGGCGGCGGCGGAGGTGGTGGTGAACACTCAAGCTACGGGCAGCACTAGCGTTCAACTATACCTTAAGAACCGCATAAAATACAAGTGGCCAGCGGTGTGATAATTAATCTTTTATTTTTCTGAATAATACTTGATTTGTTTCGTAAATTTGTAATTGGTGTGTGAAGTTCAAACACTTTCATGTTATAGGAACTTGTATTCTACGTATTAATATTGTACGTTACATGGGTATAGGGTTTTATGTTTTAGATAGGATTTATAAAATTCAACATTTGTATTTAATTTGATCAATAAAAAGTTGCCACATGTTTGCATTTATTATTTTGTAATGATttcctcgatgatttttttttcttatatacaaATTTAGTAGAGAGTATTTGCACAGATGAGTCAAGTttgtttatcttatttatttatttattaattttcccTTTAAGTGTATGAAGATTGAAGCAGAcacaaatattataaaataagaacACCAAACGTATCAACGTCACCTAATTGAAAAACCttaatttaaatcattgaaaatgtTGAAAGTGATACACAAATTATGTCATTTGTTCATTTTTAGTCGTTTTGTCTATGTAATGACTAATGAGTTTTTTAAAACCGTCATTCTTTTGGTTTCATTAACCGAGTCTTGTAGGTAATAATGGTTAAATGTttctaaaaattataaattatcaatgaaaagaaactattttttttctttgataTTCTACTTTAAGATAATAAACCTTCAAAAAACATCTCAATTAGTCTCTTTAATTATGTCCCTTAACCGATTTacataatattattttaataatttatataataGCTTAAAGCCTAATCACGGacctagaaaaaaaaattaaaagtaatagTTTAGTATATTTGTCGTTAAAAAAAAATgcaattaatttttgaaatttttttattttttaatttttttagtaacTCATTGTACTTAAAAAACACAATGTTATTACAATTTTATTACATTTCaattttcataattttatatTGATATTTTCTCATTAAAAGATTATATTTTGAAAGTCCAGTATTAGGCCGGAGGAAGTGGTGCCATCAAAACCGCACTTCCTTCACTGTCATATATGCGCCACATCACTTTATACCATACAAGTGTAGTTCTTTGCCATACTTtttttaatagtttaatttaataaaaaatcttttttaataaaaaacataagttttcattacttcaaaataaaaaaacattattactaagaattaaaaaaaaaaaacatgacattAAAAAATCTTACAAACTTAAAAACCACAcattaaacaattaaaaaaacttaaaaaacacaaataaaataactaaaacaTACTACATAAAGTCGTTCTCCGAAAACTCGTCTTCCAAGTAATCCGGTGGATCCAAATTAAGGTCAATGTGTTGAATCTCGTAAATGTGTTACACTAAGTTTGTACGAATATTGTGAACTGTTTCTATGCAACATATCTTTGCTCTCCTGTTTGTATACTCATCACCATCAATTTCTATTGGTTAGGTCTCGGTATGGTTTTTGCTCTTCGTACGCACATATCACTCTTCCTTCGTTTGcaataatcatattatgcaaCATGAAACATGTATACATGATTTCTTGAAGTTTTTCCTTGCCGAAATAAATTGATGGTTTTTTCAATATGAACCAACATTTCTTAAAAGCTCTAAAAGCATGCTCGACATCCTTCCTAGCTCTTTCTTGAGCTCTCTGGAATTTTTTTCGTCTAGAACCATGTAGACACATAAATGATTTAACAAACCCATCATACTCAGGATAGATCTCATCAACAAGATAATAACCATACTTATATGACATTCCATGCACTTCAAAATATGAATCTGGTGTAGATCTGTCATATATGTTGTTAAATATAGGTGAACGATTAAGAATGTTGATGTCGTTAATCGAAGCTGGGAGAACCAGAAAAAGCATGCCAAATCCACAGATCCTATGATGCATCCGCTTCAAGTATGACCATTGGGTGACCATGATTAACATCCAGAATCTAGAAGGTTAATTATAGAAATAAATTCCCTTTTTgggggccaactcgtcgagtttatggcaTAAAATCAACGTGTGGAAAGTTGTTGGGATGCGTGTTTTTAAggatcaactcatcgagttggtatAGGGAAACTCAATGAGTTGACGCTGtttgagaaaaccctaatgttagggtttttcaccctatttaaagaccataACTCCCTTTGTTGGCCCCCTTACCAGCCTCccagtccagaaaaccctaatttcatgtaTTACCCTTCAAGATTAAGTGTGTGAGCTTGTGGTGAGCTTGGATAGTTGGTTTTTGGTGATCTTTGGAAGGATTTTGAAGAATGAAGGTGCTTAGTTTGGAAGGAAGGCTTTGGATCCAGAAACACTCCATTTGTTGTagtccttttgaggtataaagtcgaaaccttgtgTTGTTATCTTCTAGATCTCTTTGTGGGATGTTTTAGTTTGACTTTTGGGTGTTTGATTGGGTTGTCCAAAGGTTAAGGGTTTCAAGGGTTATTATGCTAGATCTGACACTTTTATGACCTCTCTTggcataaagttgcaagctttgctAAGTCCTAAGTGCCATCTTtgcattaagtcatttattaagccATTTTTGGGCTCTATGGTTCCTTTCTTGCATGCAgggacataaagttggaaactttacgtgataatccagCCTTGGGATGCCAGATATGTGTTTTGGGAGTATGTTTTGAAAGTTAAAGGGTTTAATGGGTTAAGTCTCCTCTATTAAGTCAAGGATTCAGGTTTGGGTTCATTGTAGTggtttttaagggtaaagttggaaaatttaccctTTCTAGTCATCATATGGGAAGAGATCTTAGAATGAAAGCTTCTAGATTCAATGGaaacagcttaatgcattaagctgtttGATTCCtggccaactcgatgagtttatgaggagaactcagcgagttgatgcgaattttctcgatctGTGCATTTAATAGGAGAACTCAACAAGTTGGGTCAACttggaccattgactttgacttttgacttataTAAGGGAATTATGGGCTTAGTCTCGTATGGGGTTGGGCCTAATTTGTAAAATTAGGCCATTAATGGGCTTTGATGGATCTAGTAGTTTCTGGTATTTTGGACTTGAGTTGTTAATAGGCCATCAGGATACAAAGTGTTTGGACTAGAAAGAAcggttgggccttaaggtaagaccaCGTAAggattttgggcccaatttggaaaatcagGCCATTGGTTGACTAGTGGGCCTTGGGCCTTTTAGATTGTAGTTTGGGTCATGAGCTTGGTCAATActaagttaggggtaaaatggtccttttaccctaGCTATAGAGTTATGGTTATGGGTTGGAGCCTAATTGTCAATTGGGTTTATTATTGATATTGCTAGTTCTGGAAGCCATTAGGGCAACAACTAGGGATTCTTTCAATGAGCTTCTGCAGTGCaatgtgagtttcctcactatatccatgtaggtccattatgtgttatgtggtatgatagttgttctgtgatatgttgtatgctagttgtctttgtgatgcttgcatggaagaccccgggggtagCCCGtgacacttggatatcagacTATGGGGGGATCCCATGGCattccaagtaaagaccatggggggagcccatggcattccagatcAACACCATGCAGAGGAGCGTATGGATATTATATGTATGTTGAATGATATTCTATAGGTAtatgtttatggtattttggggaactcactaagctttgtgcttacggtttttggtTTATGTTTCAGTACTCCAGTTCTAGACGATTACAAGGCACACACTACATGTTTTCCACATTTTGTGAATTACTCTGGTTTgataatgtttttgctaattcttGGTTACCTTGATATCTTGAAAAGaaatgtattaacgatttattaatcaaaaacaaaaaaaaattgtcatgatttttggggcgatacaagttcgtatcagagccttggtttgagggattcatacatactctcgagtgggtctgaactcaaactgaggatttggtaaagttttcaaCAAAAAGTATTTTTTAAGAAAAGAGTTTCTGAAATAAGAGAAAGGTgtagtgcatgcaatcagccaagctcaagtaagttttctcaaaatatccatacatgttatctattatgatttgatttatgaatcGGTGAACCGCATGCTACTTAGGACCAAGGAACTGCTTAGTTGTTGCATGATAGCATGTTAGGAGAGAGGcctttgtatatgtattgtatgagctggtagacttgcatgctagaacTGATTAGTCAATGATAGATTGGATTGATATGTGTAATGCTTAGTAGTCTTGGGTGTATTGAATTCTATGTTGTAATGTAAATATCTATTGGTATCAGTAACTGTTGGATTactgtctaagcccataaccatatttggtaagtacttgacccggttatgcatggtccttttgggttgccttcaccaaagcaacttgactggagaaataatacaTAAAGAGgttgttatgatttattaatgtattataagaataatatattaaaggagaatcatatttttttaattaatattggtcaataattaattaagaattaattttgtgatcaaatgtaattaattaaactagaggggctaaattgtaattatgtgatagttgcaaaatagggcaatggttgcCCTATGGATAGGGTGGATGAATTCAAGGTGATagggccttagaattcgtccaaggataAGGCTTCTAGGCTAATCTtttgggttgcttggtgggcaagcaaccagatgatgataaggactgaaaccctaatctataccctatataaagaccccttaggccttaggaaatcggccacttgatccctagaagaCTTAGAGCCGATTTCCTGCctctcccccctctctctcttgcctctccaatttcttgtggtgtttgtgagccattagaggtactatacTTGTGGTACTTGTTTTCAAGACTAAGAGATAGAAGATTTGTgctgttattgcaatataacaagaggtatgtaatctcttctactACATAGATTTCAAAATACCTAGGTGTATTCTAGGtttcttcttgtgttcataaagttgtgtatctaatagagaaaaacatagatccaaatctagggtttgcaaaccctaggatTTTCGAATTTTTGATAAGGTTTTTCAAACCCTTTTCCTTTTTGCCCAAGAtttcaaaatctagggtttgcaaaccctggGATT of the Lactuca sativa cultivar Salinas chromosome 6, Lsat_Salinas_v11, whole genome shotgun sequence genome contains:
- the LOC111908911 gene encoding uncharacterized protein LOC111908911 codes for the protein MSSTTTTSGSMPSSTTTSTYPPKAAPPKPSHPPHGPAYPPKSSPPKPSHPPHGPAYPPKGPKPPTPSGPASPPKGSKPPTPGGPASPPKGPKPPTPGGPASPPKGSKPPTPGGPASPPKGPKPPTPGGPAYPPKPATPGGPGKPPKPSTPGSWPPEGQPPLPSYPPVPPPQPFNAVPPSGNILTPPTPPGGGGGKDHTVVIAVCASLGGVFFLAFLAAGLFCLAKRKKKPILVPAAAPYGHGGGEGHGHGHEGGAGGGGGGGEHSSYGQH